One Salvia splendens isolate huo1 chromosome 12, SspV2, whole genome shotgun sequence genomic window carries:
- the LOC121757545 gene encoding uncharacterized protein LOC121757545, whose amino-acid sequence MVFAKSAQPLTKLFPNNMKFEFSDGCKAAFPNDRLINFPKIRAPGWNHPFEVMCDASNHAVRAVLSQKIQGESYISLYVSETLNRGQRNYDATEKEVLSVVFAFGKFGRYLLGSREFEWEVVDKKRCEDREVNHLRRILREGNKETIPADFSEGHMHLIKSLSEEQRICQEGKIDQSKQRSWGQHAQKRAVFADMAAYLVASELTGRDGMEAFVVGDIPLLMPSSHQ is encoded by the exons ATGGTTTTCGCAAAAAGTGCCCAGCCCCTGACGAAACTTTTTCCGAATAACATGAAGTTTGAGTTCTCTGATGGCTGCAAGGCTGCGTTCCCAAATGACCGATTGataaactttccaaaaatacgTGCCCCCGgctggaatcacccctttgaggtgatgtgcgatgctagcAATCATGCTGTAAGGGCAGTATTAAGTCAGAAAATCCAAGGGGAGAGTTACATTTCCCTCTACGTGTCAGAAACATTGAATCGGGGACAAAGGAACTATGATGCGACCGAAAAGGAAGTGCTATCAGTAGTCTTTGCATTTGGAAAGTTTGGACGATACCTACTTGGTTCCAGG GAGTTTGAATGGGAAGTAGTGGATAAGAAAAGATGTGAGGACAGAGAGGTGAATCACCTGCGCCGAATTCTGCGAGAAGGAAACAAGGAAACCATTCCAGCCGATTTCTCTGAAGGGCACATGCATCTAATCAAGTCACTATCTGAAGAACAGCGGATCTGCCAGGAAGGGAAAATTGATCAAAGCAAACAGAGAAGCTGGGGACAACACGCACAGAAAAGGGCAGTGTTTGCAGATATGGCCGCCTACTTGGTAGCAAGCGAGTTGACAGGAAGGGACGGAATGGAGGCGTTTGTAGTGGGCGACATTCCACTACTAATGCCTAGCTCGCACCAATGA